GAAAAAACCTCTTGGAAACATAATTAACAAGTGCTCCTTTAAGGGAAAAATTACTCAAAAAAGATAGTGTAACTCTGAGACTGAGACAGTGTTGATGATAGGAGGATTTCAATTAACAGATCTTCACCGAGGTGTGAACAGACAGCGCTGATCTCCTATGGGAGCCCTTTGCAACAAATGAAAGGGAACTCAGAAGGATATTACGGAGGGAGCAAGAGTGaagtcaattaaaaatgtatcacaCACGTACTGTTCAACGTTGCCATTTACTTAAGATTATCAAGTTGCTTCAGAGCGGTGACAACAATGGCAGTTTTATGAGTGGATTACATGCAGGTGGTTCAGGGTTGTCAGTGAGGGCTGTAAATTCCTGTGGTGTTTGAACTCGAACAtttacacatgcatgcacatctTGGTCATGCTGTCGGCCCCTGACCATAAATAGCACTGGGAACACGGTTTCTTCTGAATGCCAGGCTTTGacaagtgacacacacacacacacacacacacacacacacacacacacacacacacacacacacacacacacacacacacacacacacacacacacacacacacacacacacacacacacacacacacacacacacacacacacacacacacacacacacacacacacacacacacacacacacacacacacacacacacacacacacacacacacacacacacacacacacacacacacacacggaacgTGATTGCACTTTACGGTGTGTGACAGACTTCCCACCTGGCGAGCATGATGTTGGAGTTGGGGTTGCTCGTGCCGGGGCCCGTGGGGCTCCACTTGATGGTGTAGATCTCCTTACTGTGAGCCTGGAGGTCGTGGACGCAGGAATCCTGCTTCATACTCCAAATCTGTGTGTGAGGGGAACAGCAGAATATGACTGAATGGAATCAGCACTCAGCGTCTTGAAGCTATAAAGACTGAGGACTAGTCTCACCTTTAAGGTCATGTCGTCTGAGCAGGAGGCCAGCAGCATACCTGATGGGTCCCACTTAATGGCGTTTACTTCATTCTGTAAAACACAAAGCTCGTTAGCAGCCTGTGGAGTATATCTAATCACGGTGTGAGGAAGAGCTGCTCACCGTGTGGCCCTGGAAGGTCTTAAGGGGCCGGTCACTGCCGAGGCGACAGACGTGGATGCACatgtctgtgctgcaggaggCGAAGGTGGTGTTGTTCTGCCAGTCCACATCCAGGGCGGGGGCTGTGGAGTATTTGAGCGGaaggttttattttacaaatcacAACTGAGCAGCGAACACTTTGATAATTTCTTCCGATGTTCAGATACATGGTGGGCCTGCTTACCGGAGTGAAAAGGGAACTGCTGCTTGGCCTCTCCTGTGTGTGCGTCCCAAATGATTGTCGTCTGAAAAATGGAATTGAGCGTTACAAACCACAAATGCAACCTTTATGAAAGAACCAATAGtaagaatattaaaaaagttCACTTGAGAACTACCAGGGAATGAAATATTGAACAGCTATTAATAAGCATATATGCTTTCATGTCACTGCAGCACACAAAGCTTCCATTagtaatgtgtttctgtttgtgtgtatatggTTACATGCTGCATGTGATCTATCTGATAAATCTAATCATTTCTGGGCTCTATATGTTGAGTACAGAGTGCACATAAGATTTACTGATAACACTGCAGTCTGCTCTCTGCTTTATGAATACCAGAAAAAGTGATGTGTGGCAGATTTACACTCTGGCTCTTGATCAAACAGTCCATTTCAAGGCTAGGACTGTTAGAGGAACAATAACACATGaggatattattattattaagacaCAAATCTTGTGGGCCATTACGAAATACCTTATCTACACCCGCGCTGAGAATCGAGTTCCCCTTCTTGTTCCACTTGAGTGCAAATATTGGCCCTTTGTGCTGTCCCAAGGTGCTTGCCAGATTTCCTAATGGATAAGAGCCATATCCATTTCTTTTAGAAATGATCCTTCAAAAAATTGTCACAGAGGCTGCATTATTCTCGATAACAACGGCATAAACCTAATGACGGAGAGGCGACACTGCGCTGTAACCAAGGACATACCATCCTTTGTCCAGATCCTGGCGAATCCGTCATAGGAGCCCGTAGCCAGGAGTGTTCCGTCGCTCTGTGGGATGGAAGGATGTCAGAATGGTTACTTAACTGTCCTCAGCTGTTCCACACATGGTTAGAGTACAAGAGGACGGATGAGTGGATGGATGATTGGGAACCTACATTCCAGTCCAGTGAGGTGACGTCTTTGTTGCTGGGGACGTCCTGGCCACCTTCTCGGATGCAGTGGCGCAGCACCAGCTGAGTGGAGTTGGAGTTATTGTTCTCGTTCAGGTTCCAGATCCTGGCGGTGGAATCCCCCGAGCTGAATACCAACGCAGCAGGAGAGGGTCAATAGATTGTTGAAATATAAGCTGTCAGCAATGGATCTGATGAGGCCATATATCTCACAGCATAAAAGCCAAGCTGTGCACACACTATAGTATGACTCACTGAGCGTGCATTAAGATTGGTATCAGCGCAGACAGGGACTCACCCCGAGGCCAGCAGATCGCTGACAGGGTTCCAGGCGCAGATGAACACTTCAGACTCGTGGCCTCGCAGCACTGTGGCGTTGCTGGCTGGTATCTCCACATTTACATCCATCTCCATTGCCTCACTGTGGTTATCTGAGACGagagggcacacacacatttatatatgaATCTACACATGcttgcaaacacacatccacacttGTCAGCAAGCTATGTGTGCGATAAATAGAATGCTGATAAATGTAGCGCTAATGGATGCTTCAGGAGGTAAAGGCCTTTAAATAACAGCAAGATATCAAAGGAAATCAATAATGGGTTTCTGCTGGTATATGCCagtgctatttttatttatctccGTCTGAAAATACTGACCCACTTGGAGTGCGCAGTTTAATGGGAACACAGTCGCAGTAAGGATGCAGCTCTCTAGGAGATTTGAACGCTTTCAGATCATTTCAAAGCCTGAAAGAGAGTGAAACCTCACTCACACCACACTCTTCCTGTTAACATCCACACCTTCGATTAAACTCCTGGGGGAAGTGCTGACACAaacttcttctcctcttcctcttgtctaGAGCACCACCTAATCTACACCTCTCTGGTTTCCCAGAGGAAGCTTAGCACCTGCTAATTATATCAAAATCTGTGAAAACCACTtgactgtctttctttcttttgcccCTTTCCACCCGAAGCAGTTCCAGGGCCAGTTCTGAGCTAGTGCAACATTAACACCAGTTCTTCCCATTTCCACTCTTGGCCCCGAAAAACAGTTCTTATCTGGCTCGATTCGCCTGCCTGTCAAGAACTAAATACCTCATGCTTACGGTTCGGAACCAGAAAAGCACAAGAACGGTTCTTATACAGGAACGGGTTTGGTTGGGAAGAGGTATGTGTGTAAAGCTCTGCCTTATTTTGGAAATATTACTTGaagtaaagagaaaaacaactgatAATTTGGGCTGATTAATAATGCGACTACTTGGAAGCTTCCTTATGAGAGCAGAGCCAGAAAACAGAGTGCAGGAAGAGAAACTGTTGCCAGCTATGTCTTTGAAAATGTTCCAGATTAATGTCCGAGTGCAGATGTAACAGTGAAACATTAATTAATTCAAACTAAAGAAACTAGATGTATAGATTATTAAACACAATGCTGCACGCTTATTTTCTAACTagaagttttattttttacccatTTTTTCAAGACGTTTTTTAAGTTAATTGAGATTTGAATACAACATGTTTACTTAGATTGCTAAAGAGCTCATAGTgagtctgttttttaaatgtttcctaCCATTTCATCTAATAACTTTCTTTCCAGTTCCTAATTCAAGGTAACTGAGACACTTTAAAGGACTCAACATACTCATGTTGTGTGTGCCGTTCTCCTCCCCGTTGAAGGTGGCTTCTCCATTCTTTGGTGCGTTGTTCTGGTTTCCAGAGGTGGAGGCAGCGATGGGACAGGTGGCCTGCTGCTGGGCTAACTTGTCGCGGAAGGCCTGCTGCCGCGTCTGCACCGCGTCCGGCATCACTGCGTCGATGAGCGACAGCGACTCGATCGGCCGACCATCAAACACCGTACCATCCTATAAGGACATCGAGAGTTAACGACTCATCATTAAGCCATGTTTTGTCTACTTTTACAGTCCTGATTCCTTATGATAACAGTGTTTCCTCATCAGTattctttcttcagtgtttcatAGAGTAGAAGGGTGCCTGTAAATGTTATAATCATTGGCAGTTGAATCTAGTGTGTTGTCAGAGGGATCTAAGTTTTTCTTGTCTCATTAAGCAAAAAGAAATCATCAGTGGGAGTTAGAGACAGCAGGTCCTGCCCTCACCTCATTGATGCTGATTTCTGCCTCCACATACTGAAGCCCTTTCTGCAGGATGGAGATGAGGGCTGCAGGGGGCACTAGTGTTCCATTGATGTTGGACTGGCTGATGTGGCTCTCGATGCCAAAGGTGAATGCTGAATGTGAGaaacctgaaaacaaaaacaccattcacattcattcattcatgggAGATAGCCAAGCACAAGATGTGGACAAACACCAAACACATATTCAAATATACGTCTTGTGTGATCCAAACAAGGTAAACAGATACAACCAACACCAAGTATGACATTTGAGAGGTTTTAAAAAGTCAATGCTGACATCTCAGGGATACTAGTTTGTATTCTGCCTGGTGGCTTCAGAAGCAGTCTCGattaatggaaataaaacacagcagtcGGGATTTTATTCAATGTTTGAAATAATATTGATTGTTGATGTCGAAGGAGCAAGGCAACATTCAGGGCACCAACTAGGTGTTCATATTACAGGGGCTGAACGCTCAGTGTATTTCCTCAGTATAAGCTGAGGAAAATCGTTAAGTCTGATCTTGCATAACAATAAATATAGTAGCCTGGGTTTATGTGCACGATAAAAGCACTTTCTCAACAATGACCAAATAAGATGTGCATTTTTATCCATTCTATGATAGCATACAACCGTTTCAGTGTGATAAGTGGGACAAACCTGACTCTTGGAGGTATCTGTAGACCAAAAAGTTCACTTCGTCACTGGTAATACTCATCTTAGCCCAGTGAGAGGGGAGGAGCTATGTTGGAAGGCTGGGCTCACTCCTGGAGaaatagacagaaaaaaaagagggagtgGAAATTATATTTAGATGTGTGGTTTTGCATACGACATTCCAACAGATAATGATGTCTCCATCACACTAATAAAATTAGAGGCAAATTCTGCACACTGCACAAAATCTGCAGTGAGCCTTGTTGAGTGGTGTGGACACGAGCCAACACTGTCCACACTCAGTTAGTGCCAGTCCTGTCCCCTTATTCCATGATTCCTTCCTATTACCATGGCTCGGTCCCTTAACCTGTGGATCTATGTGTAGTACTGAATGTATGAATATCTAACCTCAAGTCTCTGGCCTAATAGGAGTGTCTATATCCATTTGGCTTTCCCTGAGAGCTGAATGGTGCTTCCCATTAGTGATGGGGCCAACCATCCAGATAGAAAGAGCCCTGATAAATCAGTAAGGATATTAAATGCCCGTCGACTTCCCATGTAGTGAATTACAGAAGAGAGCAAATTATTCAAAGCAGCAAGCCTGACCTTCAGTTATTTTCAACAAATAGTGGTTCTTAACAGAACTTATGTTAACATTTCAATTGAGATCTCAAAACTGAAGGGAGCcaaggagaaagaaaagcaattacatttttaattcccgcttgtttttttcctcaggcTGATGAAATGTAAGAATACTGTAGAGCACACTGTATCCCCAACGGCTCACGCACATGCTTTACAAGAGCAGGGTGAAGGAAGCTGGAACAACGTTGTTCATACAGCCACGCACACggtgtaaacaaacaaatatatagtagtctacaaacaaaaggaaagagagTACTCTGTGGCTATGGTTAGGAAGGTTAACAGGGTTAAAACAGCAAGCTGAGAGTAACAGcttataaacaaatatataaaaagggtAAAACTCTCCACTGCTCTCTCACTGGGAAATGTAATGCCAGACATTGTGCTGAGAgtacaaagacaaataaagggCTGGTAGTGTCAGGTATGAAGACTGCACGGCTGTCCAACTTTCATTCCAAACACTTTCCAGGCCCACTCAAGTTCCCTTTGGTAGCATAGCAACAGGAGAGATCGAGCAAAATAGACAGAGAATAGTGTTGTCCCAATTACCAGCAGGCACACAGCCAGAGGGGATGAGCATGTTACTCAGCATGAATTATTCACTTTCACCTCGGTATATTCTTTCAGATGGAGCCTGCTTTTATTGTGCCACAGCAGACATGCTATGGGCTGGAATTATAACACGCCCTGACACCAGCCATGAAGAGAATATAAACTTTGAATACAGAAAGAGGTGCTATTAAAAAAAGGAGCCTTGCGGAGTTTCTTGTAAACaacatttgttatgtttaaatTGGTTTTCTCTCTCAAATTCAATCAGATTATAATGTAacgaaacacacatttccttccaatttttacatttgaagtcCAGTTTTGTTTACTCCAATCACTTCAAGCTAGCCGTGTTGTTCTTCCCTACTAAACCATTGGCTGTGTATGGCATGCTTATGCATTCTGTGCAAAAGATAAACAAGGCAGGAGCCCACTCATACATATACAAGACTCCACGTTTAAGATTTAGCTGAAAATAattatcctgaaaatgtcactcaaaataaaaaagatactGGCTTCATATCACTGTTTCATACATTTCCAAAAGCATCACAGTAAATGCTTGAGGTTGTATTCagcaagaaaacaacatttagctTGTCAACAAAGCCACTGTGGCCCCGTTTGTCCACGGCTACTGTGTTTATTTCAGCTTACATGTACGGCTCGCCACATCAAAGCGAGGCGCCGCTGTTTTCAGAGCGGCCGCATTGACATGCCGAACTACTGGAAACGTAATTAACAGGAGGCCTTGAGGCGCTCAGGTCCCGGTGGTGCGGGGCTGCAGCAGTAATCCCTCTATCAGATGGGCCCTCGATGCCACCATCCATTAACACAACTCCCTGGGCATCCAAGCCTCCCTTTGACCAGACAATGAGTCTTCCGGGAAACCAGACAAAATGCTAACCTCTGCAGCGGCTCGGAGGTCTACCCACTGCAGCGATGAGTGGAGTCAGAGCCTGAAGATGTggtgccttttaaaaaaagacattacaaaaggaaaacacttaCTTAAAAGGCTCCAAAAACACTGTTAATCCCAGAACATGTCCACCATCGCATGTAGAAGGCAGACCCAGATATATAGCCGTCTAGCCTTGGATATAATTATTGCAAAGATGTGAtgtttcagcttttaaaaagaCTGACAAAAACTAGATTTCCCGTCTCTTACAGCAAAGGTCCAGACACCCAGGTGGAGGAGGATTATCGTTGTGCTGAGTTTTGCCGAATTGCATTCAAGCGTGAGGAGGTTAAGGGCTTACAACTGATTTATGTAGTGATACGTATATTTTGTATGCATCAGCTTGTTTCTGTCGATGTCAAGTATAAGTAGATTTTCCGGTTTACTCGTCCACTTCTCTCTCTGCATAGGGAATTATTCAGTTTGTCCGTGTATTGCCAGGAAACCTGTTTCCTAATTTGATCCTATCAGAGGCAAATTATTCTCATTCTGTGAAGCATATAGGGTTCATTTAACACGGCCATCCAGCTCTATACGTCCAGCACTGCAGCTGTAACAGTAGCCTAAATATGTTGATATTGATTCATACTCAATTTAGAATAactcacaaaaacatttaaaacaatgggGCCATTGTGCCGCTCCATTGTGCTGCAGTGGGCCCACATCTTGTTTACCAGACTACTTTATTTGCTACTAAGTTCTGAGTGAAATTGGCCAAGCGCATAGAAATAAATCTGTTTGCTCCTTCTGTTATCCCATTTTTATCCCTCCACATTTCTGtacaaaagataaaaatgtctttccttaAGCTAGCAGATAAGAGGTGTGACCTGTCAATCACGCAGTGCTGACACATGAGGAAATGAGCAATTGTTCTTGGTGTGACAAAATACTGTTGCAACAGTCTCGTTTATAAACCCAGAAACAAAGACCACAGCTTTTAAGTACAAAGACAGTTACTGAGGAATCGGGTGTTTAGCTGTAACTTCTCAAGTAATGATTCCCTGTAGCATCGTTATTTTCATATAGGTCTTAACACTGCATTACAGTTGAGTCACATTGGTGTGAAAGTATGTCAAACCAGGGGACGACCGACCGGAAGACAAAGACCAATGGAAACCTGAATAGGTCAATGATGAGAACCCCTGCTGCGGTCAGCTGGATCATTAGGGTACATTTTAGGATGTTTACTGCAATGTTGGTCAATTACTTAACAATGTCAACAACACCATTGTCCTGCTGTATCCATAGTTAGTGTTTTGTGGCTGTAGTGCTGTTACTTTACTGTTACTGCTCATGTGgaaaacttttttaaaagcaccttttttttgtcttgtttcttAACATAATGGACTATGTTACAACTGCCTTTTTCTCAAACCATGTGAAGCATAATGACAATAAGAATTATGCTTCGAATTAAGAACACAATTAATTTTGTTAACCGTATGAGCCATTTGACAAAGCATGACAAGtccaaaaagtaaacaaagccTTGAGTAAGGTAAGTCAAATATCTGCAAATACTACGTGTGGAAAATGTCACAACAGAAGCCCAACCAATTTAGACAGCATTAGCAAATGTGGCTTTGATAAcgatttgaaaaaaagaagtagAGTAAGGCAGCAATaaacattcatattttcttGATGTGCAGTTGTAATAATAGATGAACATTTTCAgctatttgtgttttcatgttgaTAACACAAATTGGGCCGATCATTCACTGTACACGAGCTTGGAGATCCAATTAACCCGAAGACTTGTCCTTAATATACAACAAAAGGACCAATCGCTGATTTAACATCCTCTAGATACATTTCCTCgcataaataaattgtaattgGGTTGATTGATACaccctttatttgttttagtcCTAGGTTTCCTGGTTAAACACAAAATGCCACTGCAAATAACTCCTGGAACAACCTTTTAAATCTGTGGTATGTGTGAAATCATCCCTCCATCGctgacaacaaaaataaatgctttctgaacataaacatttgaatcCGCAAATAATGGAGCAATGAGCTACACAAGCAGCCGTCTGCTTCAAATGCAGGTTTTAACAGAGAATGATGTTCAAAACCAGCATACCATGGACCCCATTTTCTCCTGAACAGTCACCTCCTGACAGATGTGCAAACAAGACCTGGAAACAGCAGCCATTTTCTCTTGAACTGCTCTGCCGAGTAAAAACCCGCCTTTGAAGCTTCTGGTTGGGCTGCagtcttgggggggggggggggggggtcagagtgGGGGGATGGTGGAATGATAAATAATGATTCCCACACAGGTAATCACAACAACCATTTGTGCATTATTCCTCGCCTCTCTCTCAATGAGTCACTTAGCGACAGCCAATGTAGGTCGGCGAATTGGTGGGGGAGGAGAGCCCTCGGTCTCCAGGGGAAACACTTCTCCCACGCCATGAGAGACAACAGTCTGCAGGTTTTCATTCAAACCAAAGAATCTAGCCTCTGGTTAGCACTCCTTTGAGTGAAGAGGGAGAAGTCATTGGTGGAATGACCTACTGAGGTGATCGGTCGCCATGAAAATGCACCCTGTTGGCTCTCTGTGAACATCCACGCGTAGGGCTTTGTACCCTAGGAACCAGTGGGCCTAATCAACTGTTATTCTAGCAGTTAACAATGTAAAGTATCATCAGGGTTACACATTAGCTGGGTATTTAGAACACTACCATAGCCTCTGATGATGCAAACAGACCCCAACGCCAGGATCCTCACAACAATAAGACACATTTGAATTACACctatatagatgtgtgtgtattcttctACAGGCCCTGCCACCTAGTGTACTTTTTCCCTGGGGAATGGCGGATGGTGACAGACAGCAAAGATCATTGGAAGAATTCATCATAATGGTTTTTAATCGGGAGCGTCAGGACCTCCGATCCACCCTCAGCGCTGAAGCCATTAGCATCCAATAAAAATGACAACTCCCATTTGCCCGTTGGTGTCATTCGCTATTATCTGTAGAAACAAAGGATGTCAGCAGTCCAGCATTGTTCAGAGCAGAGAACTGCCTGGGTTCTTCCCTATTGAtctggacaacacacacacacacacacacacacacacacacatatatataggTCGAAGGAGTAGAGGAGTATTTaggtaaaacatttgaattcctAAACAGTATTTCATCCTCAACCTTTAACAACACACCACACTAATCCTTGCAATGCACTGGTTTAACTAAGAGatatttaaaagcattacacCACTCCTAAACCACGGTtggatttcttcttccttttcagGACCTGGTGCCTACATTAGAGATTGGTTATAGTATTTGGGTGTGTTTGAATCGAATACAGCTTTTGGCCTTAAGCAGAGACGTGGAGCATGCTTCAGAGGTTTCATATTCCTATTTCTTTCTAAATCCACAACTACAAAGTAGCAGTCTTCAGACCACAACCAATGCAGCAACAAAAGGATTTCAACATATTCAAGATGATTAATACATTTTGCTTTAATATAATCTCCTATCATTTCGTctttaatatgtaaatgttgaAAAGCACTGGTGAGCAACATGTAATGACATCCTTTACAGCACTGAGGTTTTTTGCAGAGCATTGAAAACAATGAGACGTTCTGCTTTCTGAAAATAACCTGGTTTCATATGTGCATGTAAGCACACAAGGAGCCGGGCGCTGtagggcatgtgtgtgttatggcTGTGTGGGTGGCGGGTGGCAAGTAGATATGTTGTGCGGAGGAGAATGTGGGACACAGAAAGCTCTTTTGATGCTCAGCGCAGCAGAATCTCCTTCTCTAATACTCTTTGAAAGAATAACGTAGGCTTCACAGACTTTCTACGAAACGTTTCTACTTCATACTGAGATAATACCCATATACTATGCCCCGGATTCATATCACTGAGTGTAGATAACAATGTGACCAGGAAGGATAGTTGCACCATTTTAACCGGAAGAAGGACACGAGTGAAGAACTGAACACAATCTCTGTTTGTGTAGCTCAAACAAATGCAATAGTATTCAAAATGACTCGTTTATAAAAGGATGTGTCTTCAAATCTATGCCAGTGCCCGCTTTGGACTTCTATTCTAAACGTTCCTGCATCTAAAATCAAGAGTAAATGATTttcacattgtaaaaataacaaacactattacagggaacattttgtgattttcagttATTGTACATGCCACCTTTGTCTGAACCGCTGACTGGAACGGAAAGTATTCTTTATGGGAGCGTACAGCGTGTCTTCAACATAAGCActtagaaagaaaaagaaaacacgaTTCTTGGCCTACATGTATCCAATAATAATAAGCAGTGCCCTCGAGATTGTAATAGTCAACACAGAGGCCTCAGccaggctttttttttcaagccaCAGAGACACGACAGTGTGGGCAATACAAGTGTTGCTATGGTGACCAGAAGATCTTGCTTTTCTGTCAACAGCTGCTCATGCCACCctaaatacccccccccccccacacacacacacacactctccttgAGCTTTCCCTCCATCTGACATCAGGGtcaaacaaacaagaaagaCAACCAAAACACTGATCTCCATCCTGAGCTTTCCCCGCCATGTTTCCCCAGCTAGCCTTTACACAGCACAACACGGCACTGATACCACACACACCCCTTtgtagtgtgtgcgtgtgtcctgTGTGTCCATCTTGCTTAGCCATTGACTGCAAATGAGGAATAAGTGTTAGAAAAGTGTTATATTTCTCAGTGTAAAGTTGTTGTGAGAATTGTTTTATCTGTACGAGTATTTGACATGAGAATATACAACAATCATGAAACACGAATAGCAGATGCTTTTTAACTAAAAGTATAAATCTCATAAAGACACTGAGCAAAAAAATGGTTTCGCTGGGAGGcaataaat
This genomic stretch from Eleginops maclovinus isolate JMC-PN-2008 ecotype Puerto Natales chromosome 7, JC_Emac_rtc_rv5, whole genome shotgun sequence harbors:
- the tbl1x gene encoding F-box-like/WD repeat-containing protein TBL1X; the encoded protein is MSITSDEVNFLVYRYLQESGFSHSAFTFGIESHISQSNINGTLVPPAALISILQKGLQYVEAEISINEDGTVFDGRPIESLSLIDAVMPDAVQTRQQAFRDKLAQQQATCPIAASTSGNQNNAPKNGEATFNGEENGTHNMNNHSEAMEMDVNVEIPASNATVLRGHESEVFICAWNPVSDLLASGSGDSTARIWNLNENNNSNSTQLVLRHCIREGGQDVPSNKDVTSLDWNSDGTLLATGSYDGFARIWTKDGNLASTLGQHKGPIFALKWNKKGNSILSAGVDKTTIIWDAHTGEAKQQFPFHSAPALDVDWQNNTTFASCSTDMCIHVCRLGSDRPLKTFQGHTNEVNAIKWDPSGMLLASCSDDMTLKIWSMKQDSCVHDLQAHSKEIYTIKWSPTGPGTSNPNSNIMLASASFDSTVRLWDVERGVCIHTLTKHQEPVYSVAFSPDGMHLASGSFDKCVHIWNTMTGALVHSYRGTGGIFEVCWNSTGDKVGASASDGSVCVLDLRK